In Mangifera indica cultivar Alphonso unplaced genomic scaffold, CATAS_Mindica_2.1 Un_0034, whole genome shotgun sequence, the following proteins share a genomic window:
- the LOC123206391 gene encoding amino acid transporter AVT1H-like: protein MWGKIWKFIGNLSCCNGVCLSNGIQVASETVHGANLAAQQVTCDIEVCKGIPTAEEKKTAEPNSSFLHAVLNMTGMLIGLGQLSTPYALENGGWTSAFLLIGLGVICSYSAHLLGKCLDKNPKSRSYVDIGQNAFGKKGRVITATFIYLEIFMALVSYTISLHDNLIRVFFGTKLNLSWGRLSTSQMLTVIAVLIALPSLWLRDLSSISFLSSGGILMSLLIFILVACTAIFGGVKANHTIPVLQLDKIPSISGLYIFSYAGHIVFPDLYKAMKDPSKFTKVSVVSFALVTCLYTALAFMGAKLFGPEVSSQITLSMPPHLIVTKIALWATVLTPMTKYALEFAPFAIQLEHHLLVSFSSKTKMILRGTVGSFLLLVILTLALSVPYFEHVLSLTGSLVSNCICVIMPCAFYTKICWAQLSKPFILLNITLITFGSVLGVLGTIVSSKSLVQNLQRSIHGTG from the exons ATGTGGGGAAAAATATGGAAATTCATTGGCAATTTAAGTTGCTGTAATGGAGTTTGTCTCTCTAATGGAATTCAAGTTGCGAGTGAGACGGTGCATGGGGCGAACTTGGCTGCACAACAAGTGACTTGCGATATTGAAGTTTGTAAAGGAATCCCTACTGCTGAGGAAAAGAAGACTGCCGAGCCTAATAGTTCCTTTCTTCATGCGGTCCTCAATATGACTGGAATGCTCATAG GTCTTGGGCAGTTATCCACTCCATATGCTTTAGAAAATGGTGGATGGACATCTGCATTCTTGTTGATTGGACTTGGTGTCATATGTTCTTATAGTGCTCATCTCCTCGGAAAATGTCTTGACAAAAATCCAAAGTCAAGAAGCTATGTTGACATTGGACAAAATGCATTCGGAAAAAAAGGAAGAGTTATTACTGCAACTTTTATCTACTTGGAAATTTTCATGGCCCTTGTTTCTTACACTATTTCTCTCCATGACAACTTAATTAGAGTCTTTTTTGgaacaaaattaaacttatcATGGGGTAGATTATCTACATCTCAGATGCTTACCGTGATTGCCGTTTTAATAGCATTACCTAGTTTGTGGCTGAGAGATTTATCTTCTATATCTTTCCTTTCATCTGGCGGTATTCTCATGTCacttcttatttttatattggtGGCATGCACCGCCATCTTTGGAGGTGTTAAAGCAAACCATACAATTCCAGTGCTACAACTTGATAAAATTCCTTCCATTTCTGGCCTTTACATTTTTAGTTACGCTGGCCATATTGTTTTCCCTGACTTGTACAAAGCCATGAAGGATCCATCCAAGTTTACCAAG gttTCAGTCGTAAGTTTTGCGTTAGTGACATGCCTTTACACAGCTCTAGCCTTCATGGGTGCAAAATTGTTCGGCCCTGAAGTGAGTTCTCAAATCACTCTCAGCATGCCACCCCATCTAATCGTCACTAAAATAGCTTTATGGGCAACTGTGTTGACACCAATGACCAAATATGCTCTTGAATTTGCACCATTTGCCATTCAACTAGAGCACCATCTCCTTGTTTCATTCTCTTCCAAGACCAAAATGATCTTAAGGGGAACTGTTGGTTCTTTTTTACTTCTAGTGATATTAACCCTCGCTCTTTCAGTGCCATATTTTGAACACGTCCTTAGCCTTACTGGCTCTCTTGTTAGCAATTGTATTTGTGTCATTATGCCTTGTGCCTTTTACACAAAGATCTGTTGGGCTCAATTATCTAAACCCTTTATACTCCTAAACATTACCCTAATCACATTTGGTTCTGTTCTTGGGGTATTGGGAACAATTGTCTCTTCAAAGTCACTTGTGCAAAATCTACAGAGATCAATTCACGGGACAGGATAA